The following are encoded in a window of Sinomonas cyclohexanicum genomic DNA:
- a CDS encoding vWA domain-containing protein — protein sequence MGRRSTSPASRRAARRRRAALPWGRIAIITGTVAALALSGILWLPSFYESLTVNRIPTATTAKLTATQPAAPLAEDTLPSSAGPGPCTRLNVLASPENAGMVQAVADAYRGSARDAGGHCVDVKVASRKSGLAADDAARGFASTPADQQPAVWIPDASMWLATARAGGGQGAAIVPESGPGIASTAVAVAMPAEMAAALGWDAKAPTWADVYKAASDARGWERAGKPEWGYFRIAKANPSMSSSGLFALATAYSAAAGHAGPLTTADLTSSFVTSQVRLGESATSSYLSTPAHFLNSIRDAPDTKAVAGTLSAVITDEKSVWEYNRGITSPDGVTLANGAPPKVQLTPYYPSDGVYTADSPAVVLSAGWVGDAQRAAGEDFVRFARTVEGQAAVRASGFRDIRGEADIAVAEAGHYGTASKTLEAPSAELVTGLQKGFAAVRKPARVLFAVDVSGSMRDEIQPGVTKIQAAKDAVEGALALFGYDDQVGIEGFSNRDGGGLEPGVVQPLASVKAQRESIAAKVRGLTPVAYTPLYEAVGLAVDTVATGYRSDALNSVILLSDGTNDTARPGTLEDTVAKLSQQTAAGKRIKVFTLAYGSQADTETLQKIAAASGGQYFDATDPTRIRDVLKDLAGSL from the coding sequence ATGGGCAGACGAAGCACCTCTCCCGCGAGCCGCCGTGCCGCACGCCGCCGGCGGGCAGCCCTTCCTTGGGGCCGCATCGCGATCATCACCGGGACGGTCGCCGCGCTCGCGCTCTCGGGGATCCTCTGGCTCCCCTCGTTCTACGAGTCGCTCACGGTCAATCGGATCCCGACGGCCACGACGGCCAAGCTCACCGCCACCCAGCCCGCGGCGCCGCTGGCTGAGGACACCCTGCCCAGCTCCGCCGGCCCGGGCCCGTGCACGCGGCTCAACGTGCTCGCCTCGCCCGAGAACGCCGGGATGGTCCAGGCCGTCGCGGACGCGTACCGTGGCTCGGCGCGCGACGCCGGCGGGCACTGCGTGGACGTCAAGGTCGCCTCTCGGAAGTCGGGCCTCGCCGCCGACGACGCCGCGCGCGGCTTCGCGTCGACGCCCGCCGACCAGCAGCCCGCCGTCTGGATCCCCGACGCCTCGATGTGGCTCGCCACCGCGCGGGCCGGCGGCGGGCAGGGCGCGGCGATCGTCCCCGAATCGGGCCCCGGCATCGCGTCCACTGCCGTGGCCGTGGCCATGCCCGCGGAGATGGCCGCCGCGCTCGGCTGGGACGCCAAGGCGCCCACGTGGGCCGACGTGTACAAGGCCGCCTCGGACGCCCGGGGGTGGGAGCGTGCGGGGAAGCCCGAGTGGGGGTACTTCCGGATCGCGAAGGCCAACCCCTCCATGTCCAGCTCGGGCCTCTTCGCCCTTGCGACCGCCTACTCCGCCGCCGCGGGCCACGCCGGACCGCTCACGACCGCGGACCTCACCTCGAGCTTCGTGACCTCCCAGGTGCGGCTCGGCGAGAGCGCGACGAGCAGTTATCTGAGCACGCCCGCGCACTTCCTGAACTCGATCCGCGACGCCCCCGACACCAAGGCGGTCGCCGGCACACTCTCCGCCGTCATCACCGACGAGAAGTCCGTGTGGGAGTACAACCGCGGCATCACGAGCCCCGACGGGGTCACCCTCGCCAACGGTGCCCCGCCCAAGGTCCAGCTCACGCCGTACTACCCGTCCGACGGGGTGTACACGGCGGATTCTCCCGCTGTTGTCCTCTCCGCAGGGTGGGTGGGCGACGCCCAGCGGGCGGCCGGCGAGGACTTCGTACGGTTCGCCCGCACTGTGGAGGGCCAGGCCGCCGTGCGTGCCTCCGGCTTCCGGGACATCCGCGGCGAGGCGGACATCGCGGTGGCCGAGGCTGGCCACTACGGCACAGCGTCCAAGACCCTCGAGGCGCCCTCCGCCGAGCTGGTCACCGGGCTCCAGAAGGGGTTCGCGGCGGTGCGCAAGCCCGCCCGCGTCCTGTTCGCCGTGGACGTCTCGGGATCCATGCGGGACGAGATCCAGCCCGGCGTGACCAAGATCCAGGCCGCGAAGGACGCGGTCGAGGGCGCGCTTGCCCTCTTCGGCTACGACGACCAAGTGGGCATCGAAGGATTCTCCAACAGGGACGGCGGCGGGCTCGAGCCCGGCGTCGTGCAGCCGCTCGCGAGTGTCAAGGCGCAGCGCGAGTCGATCGCCGCGAAGGTGCGGGGCCTCACGCCCGTCGCCTACACGCCGCTCTATGAGGCCGTGGGCCTCGCCGTGGACACGGTGGCGACCGGGTACCGCTCCGACGCGCTCAACTCGGTGATCCTGCTCAGCGACGGCACGAATGACACCGCCCGGCCCGGCACGCTCGAGGACACGGTGGCCAAGCTCTCCCAGCAGACCGCCGCGGGCAAGCGGATCAAGGTCTTCACCCTCGCCTACGGGTCCCAGGCGGACACCGAGACCCTCCAGAAGATCGCCGCGGCCTCGGGCGGACAGTACTTCGACGCGACGGATCCCACCCGCATCCGAGACGTGCTCAAGGACCTGGCCGGCAGCCTGTAG
- a CDS encoding TerD family protein, protein MATMVAGSNAPLTAENPGLAGVMVAMGWQVVPSNGPQSELTSLAIVCGEDGRALSPEHLVFFNQLTTAGGGVRFASSPNAAQGTAHGTGQGTAQDAEQVDVEFGLVPAEVAKIAFLAYVDPEVRGPGTFGAVRSAYIRLARPDGSELLRFDLPEIHGEKIKAMMFGELYRHGEHWKFRALGQGYENGLAGVARDFGLDL, encoded by the coding sequence ATGGCCACGATGGTCGCGGGCAGCAACGCCCCGCTCACGGCGGAGAACCCGGGCCTCGCCGGGGTGATGGTGGCGATGGGCTGGCAGGTGGTCCCGAGCAACGGACCACAGTCCGAGCTGACGTCGCTTGCGATCGTGTGCGGGGAGGACGGGCGTGCCCTCTCGCCGGAGCACCTCGTCTTCTTCAATCAGCTCACGACGGCGGGCGGCGGCGTGCGCTTCGCCAGCAGCCCGAATGCCGCGCAGGGCACAGCGCACGGCACCGGGCAGGGCACGGCGCAGGACGCCGAGCAGGTGGACGTCGAGTTCGGGCTCGTTCCGGCCGAGGTCGCCAAGATCGCGTTCCTCGCGTACGTGGACCCCGAGGTCCGCGGACCCGGAACGTTCGGGGCCGTGCGCAGCGCGTACATCAGGCTCGCGCGGCCGGACGGCTCCGAGCTCCTGCGCTTCGACCTCCCCGAGATCCATGGCGAGAAGATCAAGGCCATGATGTTCGGGGAGCTCTACCGGCACGGCGAGCACTGGAAGTTCCGCGCGCTCGGGCAGGGCTACGAGAACGGGCTGGCCGGGGTGGCCCGCGACTTCGGGCTCGACCTGTGA
- a CDS encoding HpcH/HpaI aldolase/citrate lyase family protein: MLHYSFLTESARDRLFARPPQPLGRGSDAQSLAVGLGATLYTPGTRPGLADTVLKRARAGCASGVLCLEDAVADASVADAEDNVVTALTDLAGRDEASAAGFPLLFVRPRSPEQLLEVGRRLGPAADLLTGFVLPKFENTSGRGERFLDALDRLNRELDTQHALRAMPIVEHPVTTHRETRSRALLAVRDLLRARRDLILSVRLGTTDMSAAYGLRRSRDLTIYDVAVVAEVIADVVGILGRADEGWVISGPVWEHYSSTERILRPQLRATPFSATNTEMLRERLLGANLDGLIREIELDLANGLLGKTVIHPSHVPVVHALHTVSHEEYVDALDILAAEGGGATASRSGVRMNEAKPHRAWAQRTLKRADAFGVAHPDVTFVDLLEASMK, encoded by the coding sequence GTGCTGCACTACTCATTCCTGACCGAAAGCGCCCGCGACAGGCTGTTCGCCCGGCCCCCGCAGCCGCTCGGGCGGGGCTCCGACGCGCAGTCCCTCGCGGTGGGCCTTGGCGCGACCCTGTACACACCCGGGACCCGGCCCGGCCTCGCGGACACCGTCCTCAAGCGCGCCCGGGCGGGCTGCGCGAGCGGCGTCCTGTGCCTCGAGGACGCGGTGGCGGACGCGAGCGTGGCGGACGCCGAGGACAACGTCGTGACCGCCCTGACCGACCTCGCAGGCCGGGACGAGGCCTCGGCGGCCGGGTTCCCGCTCCTGTTCGTCCGGCCGCGCAGCCCCGAGCAGCTGCTCGAAGTGGGCCGGCGGCTCGGGCCGGCCGCGGACCTGCTGACCGGGTTCGTGCTGCCCAAGTTCGAGAACACCTCGGGCCGCGGCGAGCGGTTCCTCGACGCGCTGGACCGGCTCAACCGCGAGCTGGACACCCAGCACGCGCTGCGGGCCATGCCCATCGTCGAACACCCGGTGACAACCCACCGCGAGACCCGTTCCCGGGCGCTCCTGGCCGTGCGCGACCTCCTGCGCGCCCGCCGTGATCTGATCCTGTCCGTGCGGCTGGGAACCACGGACATGTCTGCGGCGTACGGGCTGCGGCGCTCAAGGGACCTCACGATCTACGACGTGGCTGTGGTCGCGGAGGTGATCGCCGACGTCGTGGGCATCCTCGGCCGCGCCGACGAGGGCTGGGTCATCTCAGGGCCGGTGTGGGAGCACTACTCGAGCACCGAACGGATCCTCCGCCCGCAGCTGCGCGCCACCCCATTCAGCGCCACCAACACGGAGATGCTGCGAGAGCGGCTGCTCGGGGCGAATCTCGACGGCCTGATCCGCGAGATCGAGCTGGACCTCGCGAACGGCCTGCTCGGGAAGACCGTGATCCACCCCTCGCACGTGCCGGTGGTGCACGCACTGCACACGGTGAGCCACGAGGAGTACGTCGACGCCCTCGACATCCTCGCCGCCGAGGGGGGCGGTGCCACGGCGTCCCGCTCAGGGGTGCGCATGAACGAGGCCAAGCCCCACCGCGCCTGGGCGCAGCGGACCCTCAAGCGGGCCGACGCGTTCGGTGTGGCACACCCGGACGTGACGTTCGTCGACCTCCTGGAAGCGAGCATGAAGTGA
- a CDS encoding cysteine protease StiP family protein, translating to MLHLDAAPPYPEPLTGPSFGSYPPEDVAWLLKDLSGARLEAPAHEREAAIQSGRASYAESLPQEYEPSPEYQALFHAALDESKHRIAAAVADVTEQVLALRNGEPVLVSLARAGTPIGVLMRRWARHAHGLDVPHYTMSIVRGLGIDANALRYLLTRHRPEQIMFVDGWTGKGAIARELAGAVSDFNAAAFAATDGPRLSPELAVLADPGHCVRVFGTRDDFLIPSACLNSTVSGLVSRTVFNRELVGPHDLHGAKFYGPDLHPELAARDVSNEFIDTVASCFPDVRPAPPRNPAEPTWAGWAAVERIAADYGIHSVNLVKPGVGETTRVLLRRVPWKVLARPELLETDDAGRPRSGDLAHVLLLAGQRGVPVEPVEGLPYSCVGLIHPRFTPGATGADGRTVLDV from the coding sequence GTGCTCCACCTCGACGCCGCGCCGCCGTACCCCGAGCCGCTCACCGGACCAAGCTTCGGCAGCTATCCGCCCGAGGACGTCGCCTGGCTCCTCAAAGACCTCTCCGGGGCGCGGCTCGAGGCGCCTGCGCACGAGCGAGAGGCCGCGATCCAGTCGGGCCGCGCGAGCTACGCGGAGTCGCTGCCGCAGGAGTACGAGCCGAGCCCCGAGTACCAGGCCCTCTTCCACGCCGCGCTGGACGAGTCGAAGCACCGCATCGCGGCGGCGGTCGCGGACGTGACCGAGCAGGTCCTGGCCCTGCGGAACGGCGAGCCCGTGCTCGTCTCGCTCGCCCGGGCCGGGACGCCGATCGGCGTCCTCATGCGGCGCTGGGCCCGGCACGCGCACGGGCTGGACGTGCCTCACTACACGATGAGCATCGTGCGCGGGCTCGGCATCGATGCGAACGCCCTGCGGTACCTGCTCACGCGGCACCGGCCCGAGCAGATCATGTTCGTGGACGGGTGGACCGGCAAGGGGGCGATCGCCCGCGAGCTGGCGGGGGCGGTATCGGACTTCAATGCAGCGGCCTTCGCCGCCACGGATGGCCCCCGGCTCTCCCCCGAGCTCGCGGTGCTCGCGGACCCCGGCCACTGCGTGCGCGTGTTCGGCACCCGCGACGACTTCCTCATACCGTCCGCGTGCCTCAATTCGACGGTCTCGGGGCTCGTATCCCGCACGGTGTTCAACCGCGAGCTCGTGGGCCCGCACGATCTGCATGGCGCCAAGTTCTACGGGCCAGATCTCCATCCCGAGCTCGCCGCGCGGGACGTCTCGAACGAGTTCATCGACACAGTGGCCTCGTGCTTCCCCGACGTCCGCCCCGCGCCCCCGCGGAACCCGGCCGAGCCCACGTGGGCCGGGTGGGCCGCCGTCGAGCGCATCGCCGCGGACTACGGGATTCACTCGGTGAATCTGGTCAAGCCCGGCGTCGGCGAGACGACCCGCGTGCTCCTGCGCCGAGTGCCGTGGAAGGTGCTCGCCCGCCCGGAGCTGCTTGAGACGGACGACGCCGGCCGACCCCGCAGCGGCGACCTCGCCCACGTGCTGCTCCTCGCAGGGCAGCGGGGCGTTCCGGTGGAACCCGTCGAGGGCCTCCCGTACAGCTGCGTGGGCCTCATCCACCCCCGGTTCACGCCCGGCGCGACCGGGGCCGACGGGAGGACGGTGCTCGATGTCTGA
- a CDS encoding HAD family hydrolase produces MSEALSRPGPAGRPVVACDLDRTLIYSAKALYLDPDAPPTQSPRLVVSELHEGLPLSYMTREAEALMHELLAHAAFVPVTTRTQAQFRRVHLPATRYAITTNGGVLLADGKPDGEWAARVRGAVVRGSAPLAEVLAHLNGRPSPGVLRVRTAEDLFAYAIVERAELPEGWVARLAAWCADRGWVVSLQGRKLYCVPESVTKEAAVAEVMRRVGADTLIAAGDSLLDRGLLEMADIALRPRHGELEAAGYVRPRLRVTASQGVRAGEEILREALGAIVGLTPVPADLTRSQPTAAEGSVGSLAHSSAMSR; encoded by the coding sequence ATGTCTGAGGCCCTGTCCCGCCCCGGGCCGGCCGGCCGGCCCGTCGTCGCGTGCGACCTCGACCGGACCCTGATCTACTCCGCGAAGGCCCTGTACCTGGATCCGGACGCGCCGCCCACCCAGTCCCCGCGGCTCGTGGTCAGCGAGCTCCACGAGGGCCTGCCCCTGAGCTACATGACGCGTGAGGCCGAGGCCCTCATGCACGAGCTGCTCGCCCACGCGGCCTTCGTGCCTGTCACGACTCGGACGCAGGCGCAGTTCCGCCGGGTCCACCTCCCCGCGACCCGCTACGCGATCACCACGAACGGCGGCGTCCTGCTGGCCGACGGGAAGCCCGACGGCGAGTGGGCCGCCCGGGTGCGCGGCGCCGTCGTGCGCGGCTCGGCACCGCTCGCGGAGGTGCTCGCCCACCTGAACGGGCGGCCGTCGCCGGGGGTGCTGCGGGTCCGGACGGCTGAGGACCTGTTCGCGTACGCGATCGTGGAGCGCGCCGAGCTGCCCGAGGGGTGGGTGGCGCGGCTCGCCGCCTGGTGCGCGGACCGTGGCTGGGTTGTCTCGCTGCAGGGCCGCAAGCTGTACTGCGTCCCGGAGTCGGTAACGAAGGAGGCCGCGGTCGCGGAGGTCATGCGCCGGGTCGGCGCGGACACGCTCATCGCCGCGGGCGACTCCCTGCTGGACCGGGGCCTGCTCGAGATGGCGGACATCGCGCTGCGGCCCCGCCATGGCGAGCTCGAGGCCGCGGGCTATGTGCGCCCGCGGCTGCGCGTCACGGCGTCACAGGGCGTGCGGGCGGGCGAGGAGATCCTCCGCGAGGCGCTGGGCGCGATTGTCGGGTTGACGCCGGTGCCGGCCGATCTCACCCGCAGTCAGCCCACCGCTGCGGAGGGTTCGGTGGGCTCCTTGGCCCACTCCTCGGCCATGAGCCGGTAG
- a CDS encoding LLM class flavin-dependent oxidoreductase: MTSSPAPSVVPALSILDLVPIVQGGTTASALVDATRLAKLAEDSGYQRLWYAEHHNTDALASSSTALLIANAAANTSTLRVGSGGIMLPNHAPLAVAEAFGTLANLYGDRIDLGLGRAPGTDPRTAALLRRGARDDGEATFAANIRLLAWFFGEQIDGGAAAQLAEHPSGGVHAAVARGTNVPLWVLGSSTAGAAIAGQLGLPFAAASHFAPFQLSEAIWTYRQMFNPSAPTAQIAEPYVMAGANLMVAPTREEAEFLFTTHQQMFVSIRRGTRGPLMPPVREMDWAPHEEQMATSALRFSAVGTPPEAAEFLRSFTASYGIDEVILTGYAHDPALRERSYRLMAEEWAKEPTEPSAAVG; the protein is encoded by the coding sequence GTGACTTCCTCGCCTGCACCCTCCGTTGTCCCTGCCCTGTCGATCCTGGACCTCGTCCCCATCGTGCAGGGCGGCACGACCGCGAGCGCCCTCGTCGACGCGACCCGCCTGGCGAAGCTCGCCGAGGACTCCGGCTACCAGCGCCTCTGGTACGCCGAGCACCACAACACCGACGCCCTCGCCTCGAGCTCCACGGCCCTGCTCATCGCGAACGCGGCCGCCAACACGTCCACCCTGCGCGTCGGCTCCGGCGGCATCATGCTCCCCAACCATGCGCCCCTCGCCGTCGCCGAGGCGTTCGGCACGCTCGCGAACCTCTACGGGGACCGCATCGATCTGGGCCTGGGGCGGGCGCCCGGCACGGACCCGCGCACGGCGGCCCTCCTGCGTCGCGGCGCGCGCGACGACGGTGAGGCCACCTTTGCGGCGAACATCCGCCTCCTCGCGTGGTTCTTCGGCGAGCAGATCGACGGGGGCGCAGCGGCCCAGCTGGCTGAACATCCCTCTGGGGGCGTCCACGCTGCGGTGGCCCGCGGAACGAACGTCCCGTTGTGGGTCCTGGGAAGCTCGACGGCGGGCGCGGCCATCGCGGGCCAGCTCGGCCTGCCGTTCGCGGCCGCGAGCCATTTCGCTCCGTTCCAGCTCTCAGAGGCGATCTGGACCTATCGGCAGATGTTCAACCCCTCGGCGCCGACGGCCCAGATCGCCGAGCCGTACGTCATGGCGGGTGCGAACCTCATGGTCGCCCCTACCCGTGAGGAGGCCGAGTTCCTCTTCACGACCCACCAGCAGATGTTCGTCTCGATCCGCCGCGGTACGCGCGGGCCGCTCATGCCGCCCGTGCGGGAGATGGACTGGGCGCCCCACGAGGAGCAGATGGCCACCTCAGCACTGCGCTTCTCAGCGGTCGGCACCCCGCCTGAGGCCGCCGAGTTCCTGCGCTCGTTCACGGCCTCGTACGGGATCGACGAGGTCATCCTCACCGGCTACGCCCACGATCCTGCACTGCGCGAGCGCTCCTACCGGCTCATGGCCGAGGAGTGGGCCAAGGAGCCCACCGAACCCTCCGCAGCGGTGGGCTGA